One window of the Anaerolineales bacterium genome contains the following:
- a CDS encoding enoyl-CoA hydratase-related protein: protein MAENIQVERRGRVGVIRLHRPRAMNALNQALMQELADALRDFDAEPEIGAVVICGDERAFAAGADIKEMAGAGAVEMLLEDRISLWDRVAQVSKPVIAAVSGWCLGGGCELAMACDMIVASETAKFGQPEITIGVIPGAGGTQRLARAVGKAIAMEVILNNRTLTAIEAQQFGLVNRVYPLETYLDEALRLAEEVAARAPLAVRLGKQAVNQAFELPLREGLTAERRAFYLLFDSDDQKEGMAAFIEKRAPAWRGR, encoded by the coding sequence ATGGCTGAGAATATCCAGGTTGAAAGGCGCGGGCGGGTCGGAGTGATCCGGCTGCACCGGCCCCGGGCGATGAACGCCCTGAACCAGGCCCTGATGCAGGAATTGGCTGATGCGCTGCGTGACTTCGACGCCGAGCCGGAGATCGGGGCTGTCGTGATTTGCGGGGATGAGCGCGCCTTTGCCGCCGGAGCCGACATCAAGGAGATGGCCGGAGCCGGGGCCGTCGAGATGCTGCTCGAGGACCGGATCTCGCTGTGGGATCGGGTGGCTCAGGTCAGCAAGCCCGTGATTGCAGCCGTATCGGGGTGGTGCCTGGGCGGAGGCTGCGAGCTGGCGATGGCCTGCGACATGATCGTCGCCTCCGAGACCGCCAAGTTCGGCCAGCCGGAGATCACGATCGGGGTCATCCCTGGCGCCGGCGGGACGCAGCGGCTGGCCCGGGCCGTCGGCAAGGCTATCGCCATGGAGGTCATCCTGAACAACCGCACACTCACGGCGATCGAAGCGCAGCAGTTCGGACTAGTCAATCGGGTATACCCTCTGGAAACCTATCTCGATGAGGCGTTGCGCCTGGCGGAGGAGGTGGCGGCCCGGGCGCCGCTGGCCGTGCGGTTGGGGAAGCAGGCCGTCAATCAGGCCTTCGAGCTTCCTCTGCGGGAAGGCTTGACGGCCGAGCGCAGGGCCTTCTACCTGCTGTTCGACAGTGACGACCAGAAGGAAGGCATGGCGGCCTTCATCGAGAAGCGGGCCCCCGCATGGCGGGGACGATAA
- a CDS encoding DinB family protein, giving the protein MQGHEHPPLARETMIDRYARQPAVLSDLAERLGPAELQRPARPAGWSAHQVLVHVRDVEIQAYLPRLERILDEADPLFADFDAERWMSTHYLPAEPVNTVLADFAAARVGGLALIRGLAAADWQRPGRHPDIGSRPFEWWITRAVEHAEEHLVELAGRLASLGVGGLNG; this is encoded by the coding sequence ATGCAGGGTCACGAGCATCCCCCCTTAGCCCGCGAGACCATGATTGACCGCTACGCGCGCCAACCGGCCGTGCTCTCGGACCTGGCGGAGCGTCTGGGCCCAGCCGAGCTGCAGCGCCCGGCCCGCCCGGCAGGGTGGTCGGCCCATCAGGTGTTGGTCCACGTGCGGGACGTCGAGATCCAGGCCTATCTGCCCCGGCTGGAAAGGATCCTCGACGAAGCCGATCCCCTGTTCGCGGATTTCGACGCCGAGCGGTGGATGAGCACGCACTACTTGCCAGCCGAGCCCGTGAACACCGTGCTGGCCGACTTCGCCGCCGCCAGGGTGGGCGGACTTGCGCTGATTCGCGGTCTAGCCGCCGCGGACTGGCAGCGCCCCGGGAGGCACCCGGACATCGGCTCGCGTCCCTTCGAATGGTGGATAACTCGGGCAGTCGAACATGCCGAGGAACATCTCGTGGAGCTTGCCGGTCGGCTGGCATCCCTGGGGGTAGGAGGGCTCAATGGCTGA
- a CDS encoding AAC(3) family N-acetyltransferase, which translates to MLSYRNLTQALGQLGIQPAGIALAHVSEEFSSQVIGGTETVLGALLASVEGVLMPAFTLRCQVVPAVGPADNGLDYEAQHDLSQEAEFFRPGLPVDGALGAAAEAMRQKPGAHRSMHPLLSFSGWQADEVLQAQTMEAPLGPLAALAGGDGDVLLLGAEQRANVAIHYAEHMAGRRQFVRWALTPAGVRLCPGMPGCAEGFSALEPRLAGIGRSLSLDGSPVWLLPMRDLVHGVVSWIRQDPRALLCDRAGCAACAAVRASVRADVRP; encoded by the coding sequence GTGCTCTCCTACCGCAACCTGACCCAGGCCTTGGGCCAGCTGGGAATACAGCCGGCCGGAATCGCGCTGGCGCATGTCTCTGAGGAGTTTAGTTCGCAGGTGATCGGCGGTACCGAGACGGTCCTGGGCGCCTTGTTGGCCAGCGTGGAGGGGGTGTTGATGCCGGCCTTCACCCTGCGTTGCCAGGTGGTGCCCGCGGTGGGACCTGCGGACAACGGCCTGGACTATGAGGCGCAGCACGATCTGAGCCAGGAGGCGGAGTTCTTCCGTCCGGGCCTTCCAGTGGATGGTGCGCTGGGCGCGGCCGCCGAAGCCATGCGCCAGAAGCCCGGCGCACACCGGTCGATGCATCCGCTGCTCTCGTTCAGCGGCTGGCAGGCCGACGAGGTGTTGCAGGCCCAAACCATGGAGGCGCCGCTCGGGCCACTGGCTGCGCTGGCTGGCGGCGACGGCGACGTTCTGCTGCTCGGTGCCGAGCAGCGGGCGAATGTGGCGATTCACTATGCCGAGCACATGGCCGGGCGGAGGCAGTTCGTCCGCTGGGCGCTTACTCCGGCCGGGGTCCGGCTATGCCCGGGGATGCCGGGCTGCGCCGAGGGTTTCAGTGCGCTCGAACCGCGGCTGGCGGGAATCGGACGCAGCCTCAGCCTGGACGGAAGCCCGGTCTGGCTGCTTCCGATGCGCGATCTGGTGCATGGAGTCGTGAGCTGGATCCGTCAGGATCCACGCGCCCTGCTGTGTGACCGTGCTGGATGCGCGGCTTGCGCCGCCGTGCGCGCCAGCGTGCGGGCCGATGTCCGACCGTAA